The Oscillatoria acuminata PCC 6304 genomic interval AATCAGCGCATGGGGTCTGCCATGCCGATTCGCACGAACGGGGGATGCCACAAACACAACTCCTTCAACTAATTCAGCTTTGGTAATCTCTGGTGCAGCATGATAGCGATGCTCAAACTCATCACGAGTCAGGCGATCGCCACTTTCTAAAGGGGGAGTATTCAGCACAGAAATAGTAGTCATCGGCGTAAAATAAAGTGTTATTTTATAGCAGTTTATCGCGCATCTGAATCAATTGGACAATTTCTGCATGAGGAGTGCGAGCATCTTGCTCGCTTTCCATACCATAATAGCGAGCAAGATGCTCGCACTGCTCAAACTATTTCTAAACTTTGCCAGGGGACCAGAAACCGGGTTTCTTGCCGAAGTTTCTGCAATTTATCATAAATTGTGGAAAGAAACCCGGTTTCTAAACTTTGCCAGGGGACCAGAAACCGGGTTTCTTGCCTAAGTTTTTGCTACTTGTCATAAATTGTGGAAAGAAACCCGGTTTCTCACCTTTTTCTAGGGACTTTGCAACTCAGGAATCAACTCAATATATAATTTCCCCCCAGTCCCTTCACTCCGTTCAATCATCCGACCCTGGTTGTTAACTAAATCCTTGAGAACCTGTTCTGGATTGTCCCCCGGTTCCAAGGTGAGCAACAATCCACTGCAATCTCCCCCGTGGGTTCGAGTGACACAAATTATATTTTGATTGTCCTGTACCCCAGTGGTCAGATAATGCAATAATCCCATTTGATAGTAAGTTTGTAACCGTTCCGAAACCTCCAAACAGCGCTTTTCTGGCGTATAGCCCGACCCTTCAAAAAACGTCGATTTCCATGCAATTACGGGCATATCTCCCTTAACCGAAGTGCGGGCGATCGTTACCGGAGGATTCTGAGTTAAATCGCAGGAATAATCCGTCCCTCGGGGTAAACTCTCCACGGGTTGACAAGCGGATAACACTCCCTGTAAAATTACAAGGATAGAAAAAACGACTCCATTTTTCTGCTTGCTCATTGTTCCTCCTCAGATGCAAATTTGAATCGGTAAAAATCTCTGGAATACCAAATCCCGTTATGAAAGCCCTATTTACGCTATTAGCCCGCGCAGGCGGGCTTCGTCCTGTGAGCCTCCAGGCTTCAGCCTGCGGGTTTTGATAGACTCTTATTCTCCAAATTCCAAGGACTTTATCATTTCCTCTACTGTAGTTAATACACGATCAAACTTCCCTTTTGCGGATTCATAACTGACTATATACGCCCGATCCTCTTTGACAATCCACACTAACATTCGCTGGACCTCTTTCTCCCCCATTTTGCCGGTGTACATGACTC includes:
- a CDS encoding COP23 domain-containing protein; amino-acid sequence: MSKQKNGVVFSILVILQGVLSACQPVESLPRGTDYSCDLTQNPPVTIARTSVKGDMPVIAWKSTFFEGSGYTPEKRCLEVSERLQTYYQMGLLHYLTTGVQDNQNIICVTRTHGGDCSGLLLTLEPGDNPEQVLKDLVNNQGRMIERSEGTGGKLYIELIPELQSP